A genomic region of Thermococcus sp. JdF3 contains the following coding sequences:
- a CDS encoding magnesium-dependent phosphatase-1, producing MRVLILDLDGTLWDHPDASRLSPLYEFHGDYLVDSTGEELHLFPGVREFLEWSSERFVLSIASWNVEEKVRPILEGFGLWDYFRFPKIENHPDKADMITRTLRELELSGYDVGGVIYVDDRDIHIEDVKTIVPSIQFIHMWKDAKSFEELRKLLERMG from the coding sequence ATGAGAGTGCTGATACTTGATCTCGATGGCACACTCTGGGATCACCCCGACGCCTCCCGACTCAGCCCACTCTACGAGTTCCACGGCGATTATCTGGTTGATTCTACAGGCGAGGAACTCCATCTCTTTCCAGGGGTCAGGGAGTTCCTCGAATGGTCGAGTGAGAGGTTCGTTCTGAGCATAGCGAGCTGGAACGTTGAAGAGAAGGTTAGGCCAATCCTCGAAGGCTTTGGCCTTTGGGACTACTTCAGGTTTCCAAAGATAGAGAACCACCCGGACAAGGCAGATATGATAACGAGAACGCTCCGGGAGCTGGAGCTTTCGGGATACGATGTTGGGGGAGTCATCTACGTGGACGACAGGGATATCCACATCGAAGACGTTAAAACCATAGTCCCGTCTATTCAGTTCATCCATATGTGGAAAGATGCCAAAAGTTTTGAGGAGCTGAGGAAACTCCTTGAAAGGATGGGGTGA
- the lysS gene encoding lysine--tRNA ligase, whose translation MVHWADYMAEKIIRERGDRDEYVVESGITPSGYVHIGNFREFFTAYIVGHALRDRGKKVRHIHMWDDYDRFRKVPKNVPPEWKEHLTRPVREVPDPWGCHDSYAEHFMAIFEEEVSKLGIEVDFLHAYELYKSGEYAEEIRTALAKREEIKAILDKYRERAKQPPLEESWQPVMVYCPKCRKEAEFVSWDGGWKVSYKCPHCGGEGETDIREGNVKLRWRVDWPMRWAHFKVDFEPAGKDHLAAGGSYDTGREIVEKIFGWPSPIDLMYEFVGIKGQKGKMSGSKGNVILLSDLYEVLEPGIIRFIYAKARPNKELKIDLGLGLLNLYDEFDRVERIYFGLERAKNPEEEEELKRTYELSMPKVPDRLTAQAPFRFLVTLVQMPHLDEEGIIRVLQEQGHVPEELSEDDVERIRLRIRLAGNWVEKYAPDNVKFSILEEPPEIELRPEIREAMLEVAEWLSSRESFTVDELNNAIYDAAKKREIPSKEWFKALYNVFIGKDRGPRLASFLASLDRDFVIRRLRLEA comes from the coding sequence ATGGTTCATTGGGCAGACTACATGGCTGAAAAGATTATCCGGGAGCGCGGCGACAGGGATGAATACGTTGTGGAGAGCGGAATAACTCCGAGCGGTTACGTTCACATAGGGAACTTCAGGGAGTTCTTCACGGCGTACATAGTCGGCCACGCCCTCAGGGACAGGGGGAAGAAGGTTCGCCACATCCACATGTGGGACGACTACGACCGCTTCAGGAAGGTTCCAAAGAACGTGCCGCCCGAGTGGAAGGAGCACCTCACGAGGCCGGTTCGCGAGGTTCCGGACCCGTGGGGCTGCCACGACAGCTACGCGGAGCACTTCATGGCCATATTCGAAGAGGAAGTGTCGAAGCTCGGCATAGAGGTGGACTTCCTCCACGCCTACGAGCTGTACAAGTCCGGTGAGTACGCCGAGGAGATAAGGACCGCCCTGGCCAAGCGCGAAGAGATAAAGGCCATACTCGACAAATACCGCGAGAGGGCCAAGCAGCCGCCCCTCGAAGAGAGCTGGCAGCCGGTTATGGTTTACTGCCCGAAGTGCAGGAAGGAGGCGGAGTTCGTTTCGTGGGACGGCGGGTGGAAGGTCTCCTACAAGTGCCCCCACTGCGGTGGCGAGGGCGAGACCGACATAAGGGAGGGCAACGTCAAGCTCAGGTGGAGAGTCGACTGGCCGATGCGCTGGGCGCACTTCAAGGTGGACTTCGAGCCGGCCGGAAAGGACCACCTCGCCGCGGGCGGATCGTACGACACCGGCAGGGAGATAGTTGAGAAGATATTCGGCTGGCCGTCACCCATAGACCTGATGTACGAGTTCGTCGGAATCAAGGGGCAGAAGGGCAAGATGTCCGGCAGCAAGGGCAACGTTATACTCCTCAGCGACCTCTACGAGGTGCTCGAGCCGGGAATAATCCGCTTCATATACGCCAAGGCGAGGCCGAACAAGGAGCTCAAGATAGACCTCGGCCTGGGCCTGCTCAACCTCTACGACGAGTTCGACAGGGTGGAGCGCATCTACTTCGGCCTTGAGCGGGCCAAGAACCCTGAGGAGGAAGAGGAGCTCAAGAGAACCTACGAGCTTTCGATGCCAAAGGTTCCCGACAGGCTGACCGCGCAGGCGCCATTCAGGTTCCTGGTCACGCTCGTCCAGATGCCTCACCTCGACGAGGAGGGCATAATCCGCGTTCTCCAGGAGCAGGGTCACGTTCCGGAGGAGCTCAGCGAAGATGACGTTGAGCGCATAAGGCTCCGCATACGCTTGGCTGGGAACTGGGTTGAGAAGTACGCCCCCGACAACGTGAAGTTCAGCATCCTGGAAGAGCCCCCGGAGATCGAGCTTAGGCCTGAAATCAGGGAGGCCATGCTCGAGGTCGCGGAGTGGCTCAGCTCCCGTGAGAGCTTTACCGTTGACGAACTCAACAACGCCATCTACGACGCCGCCAAGAAGCGTGAAATTCCGAGCAAGGAGTGGTTCAAGGCACTCTACAACGTCTTCATCGGCAAGGATCGCGGTCCAAGGCTCGCGAGCTTCCTGGCTTCCCTCGACAGGGACTTTGTGATAAGGCGCCTCCGCCTGGAGGCTTAA
- a CDS encoding class I SAM-dependent methyltransferase has product MGFEKYYEAFPAYTDVYSEEYRKRIEALEPLLMKHMPAGGRVLDLACGTGGFSFLLEDLGFNVVALDNSDVMLSKAREFAKDRGSKVEFVKGDARKLPFEENSFDYVVFIDSLVHFEPMDLNSTFKEVARVLKPSGRFILQFTDLRALLPVLMNGQIVGTEYWISRVLPDTDEKTVVLEFQSEKEHFRVRFNVWGKTAVELLAKLYFRQLHSERMNEHSYFQVYAPKK; this is encoded by the coding sequence ATGGGCTTCGAAAAGTACTACGAGGCGTTTCCGGCATACACGGACGTATACTCGGAGGAGTATCGAAAGCGTATTGAAGCACTGGAGCCGCTCCTGATGAAGCACATGCCGGCGGGGGGAAGGGTTCTCGACCTGGCCTGTGGGACCGGGGGGTTCTCCTTTCTCCTTGAAGACCTGGGATTCAACGTCGTTGCCCTCGACAACAGCGACGTCATGCTCTCCAAGGCAAGGGAATTCGCAAAGGACAGAGGGTCAAAGGTCGAGTTCGTGAAGGGAGACGCCAGAAAACTGCCCTTCGAGGAGAACAGCTTCGACTACGTTGTTTTCATAGACAGCCTCGTTCATTTCGAACCGATGGATCTAAATTCAACCTTCAAAGAGGTCGCAAGGGTTCTCAAACCGAGTGGGAGGTTCATCCTTCAGTTCACCGACCTGAGGGCCCTTTTACCGGTTCTCATGAACGGACAGATCGTAGGCACGGAGTACTGGATAAGCAGGGTTTTACCAGACACCGACGAAAAGACCGTGGTTCTGGAGTTCCAGAGCGAAAAAGAGCATTTCCGCGTCAGGTTCAACGTCTGGGGAAAGACCGCGGTGGAACTGCTGGCAAAGCTATACTTCAGGCAACTCCACAGTGAAAGGATGAACGAGCACAGCTACTTCCAGGTTTACGCGCCGAAAAAATGA
- a CDS encoding indolepyruvate oxidoreductase subunit beta, whose product MEFNLIITGVGGQGGLTLSRIVGNAAMHEGYNVRIGETLGMSQRYGSVLSYLRFGEEVYSPLIEEGKANLMLALEPAEALRNARFLGKNSTAVINAYPIHTATTLVGKEKYPELEEIKEAIGKICPVYMMDFQCEADRINPRTLGVLMLGYAYGKGLVPLKKESLYEGVRLTLREKLWEINFRALERGIELAKG is encoded by the coding sequence ATGGAGTTTAACCTCATAATCACCGGAGTCGGCGGCCAGGGTGGATTGACGCTTTCAAGAATCGTTGGGAACGCCGCCATGCATGAGGGCTACAACGTCAGGATAGGTGAAACCCTTGGAATGAGCCAGCGCTATGGAAGCGTTCTCAGCTACCTCCGCTTTGGCGAGGAGGTATACTCACCCCTCATTGAGGAGGGTAAGGCAAACCTCATGCTCGCCCTTGAACCTGCCGAGGCTTTGAGAAACGCCCGGTTTTTGGGTAAAAACAGCACGGCCGTGATAAACGCCTATCCGATCCACACGGCAACGACCCTCGTCGGGAAGGAGAAGTATCCGGAGCTGGAGGAGATAAAGGAAGCCATCGGCAAAATCTGCCCCGTGTACATGATGGACTTCCAGTGCGAGGCCGATAGGATAAACCCCAGAACGCTCGGCGTCCTGATGCTCGGATACGCCTACGGGAAGGGCCTCGTACCCCTCAAGAAGGAGTCCCTCTACGAGGGGGTAAGGCTCACCCTCAGGGAGAAGCTCTGGGAGATCAACTTCAGGGCCCTTGAGCGGGGA
- a CDS encoding PhoI, whose protein sequence is MELELRRMQAFFPASLEIQEELLKAGFRVPYDRESGRRTPVPVVAGSREERHIRRSRLLKAKDFESDGKFAMLPGERTSLDMELTERGFLVFRPKPIEYHLEEMGFVSVPPRIWGTWASFSLPFSAYDELVDFLGDFRNDTGNGFYTASRGSGGRIEVYAYKGRKGKDLGIPVFGYALGLHGLTLAEEYFREKAKENGVPEERLRYLRLGLRKRRETKAGLKVGLVWENGRPAEITLKLSTTEPRVRIQGLYGELVGKSRGELARTDEWYIVVHAGDFITALETVGKAFGGNPY, encoded by the coding sequence ATGGAGTTAGAGCTGAGGAGAATGCAGGCGTTTTTCCCGGCGTCGCTGGAGATTCAGGAGGAGCTGCTTAAGGCGGGTTTCAGAGTGCCATACGATAGGGAGAGCGGGAGGAGAACTCCAGTTCCCGTCGTGGCGGGCTCGCGGGAGGAGAGGCATATCAGGAGGAGCCGCCTGCTGAAGGCCAAGGACTTTGAAAGCGACGGCAAATTTGCAATGCTGCCCGGCGAAAGAACGTCCCTCGATATGGAGCTCACGGAAAGGGGCTTTCTGGTATTCAGGCCAAAACCGATCGAGTACCACCTCGAGGAGATGGGCTTCGTCTCCGTCCCCCCCAGGATCTGGGGAACGTGGGCGAGCTTTTCGCTTCCCTTTTCGGCGTACGATGAACTGGTGGATTTTCTGGGCGATTTCAGGAACGATACCGGAAACGGATTTTATACGGCCTCCCGGGGCTCAGGCGGAAGGATAGAGGTTTACGCCTACAAGGGGAGGAAGGGAAAAGACCTCGGAATTCCTGTTTTTGGCTACGCCCTCGGGCTCCACGGCCTGACGCTTGCGGAAGAGTACTTCAGGGAGAAGGCCAAAGAGAACGGAGTTCCCGAGGAGAGGCTCCGCTACCTCAGGCTCGGCCTGAGAAAGAGGAGGGAAACCAAAGCGGGCCTCAAGGTTGGCCTGGTCTGGGAGAACGGGAGGCCGGCCGAGATAACGCTCAAGCTCTCGACGACGGAGCCAAGGGTTAGGATCCAGGGGCTCTACGGTGAGCTGGTCGGCAAGTCTAGGGGAGAGCTCGCAAGGACGGATGAGTGGTACATCGTCGTCCACGCGGGCGATTTCATCACCGCACTGGAGACCGTTGGGAAGGCCTTCGGGGGCAACCCATATTAA
- a CDS encoding DUF366 family protein, giving the protein MELLIVKDRRIDYDGSAIGSHWAYRNFGILGNSLIVFRGKCDVKVEEMIDIEDLRASKEIKSDDMVHYIVEVFDLVNTLFASTLQKLFIARLCEVLAEYGVKTHRKGDDIYVNGRKLSISIATVSPVSVKIHIGINVEAKGIPEGVDAIGLKELGITEVEGFMENTGKALVEEFNKVKKDSLKVRWAQ; this is encoded by the coding sequence ATGGAGCTGCTCATCGTGAAGGATAGACGCATCGACTATGACGGTTCTGCTATAGGAAGCCACTGGGCCTACAGGAACTTTGGGATACTCGGGAACTCTCTCATCGTCTTCCGTGGAAAGTGCGACGTCAAGGTTGAGGAGATGATTGACATCGAGGATCTCCGCGCGAGCAAGGAAATCAAGAGCGACGATATGGTTCACTACATAGTTGAGGTCTTCGACCTTGTCAACACTCTCTTTGCCTCAACGCTCCAGAAGCTCTTCATAGCCCGGCTCTGCGAGGTTTTGGCTGAATATGGTGTGAAAACCCACAGGAAGGGCGACGACATATACGTGAACGGCAGAAAGCTCAGCATCTCCATAGCAACGGTCTCCCCGGTCAGCGTCAAGATCCACATCGGGATAAACGTTGAGGCGAAGGGAATTCCTGAGGGTGTTGATGCCATCGGCCTGAAGGAGCTCGGCATAACGGAAGTAGAGGGCTTCATGGAGAATACCGGAAAGGCCCTCGTGGAGGAGTTCAACAAGGTGAAGAAGGACAGCCTGAAGGTCAGGTGGGCTCAGTAG